The Prevotella melaninogenica ATCC 25845 genome includes a window with the following:
- a CDS encoding SusD/RagB family nutrient-binding outer membrane lipoprotein yields the protein MNNIIKKYIGKSSLMMAFALMTTGTAMTSCSDETLSNINTDKTKVSELDPNAQLTTALLQTYGDFSLMDTYRNYISGFPQYFAGGWNVTNYAGSNFREDDIARRVWDRYYEVSIKNLVDAIHNSADKANLNAALRIHRVYLTAVLADTYGDVPCLEAGLGYISGISTPKYDTVEELYSWFFEELDACEKQLGTGTDRISGDVTSMGGDVAKWKKYANALRMRYAMRISDVNPQKAKEEFEKAVAAGAIASAADDAYIRYADTPYTYYDGANDYDFRTNALGEILYGQDATSPTMVCSTLFYQLQNTNDPRLYRICRHYYNIKRSQVKPDKEQNIDLTDDFLAYFRSKNLGEEPCNPGATWYTDWMSPATVDDLPTLKKYAEIDKNTYANSDYIARAGRPCLNIDFEMPSCPGDLMSYAEVEFLKAEAATKGWNVGGGDAESHYEAGVRASMELLNNYYLTSNKISKEEIDAFIANNPLGDNPKETINTQAWILHMMNPSEGWANMRRSDYPAILNRDLLTKNGFTYTDSNWSMPVRLQYPELEGQYNSANYKAAIDRMGGTDDWHKRLWWDKADVNLQPNFNPPFGKGYSK from the coding sequence ATGAACAATATAATCAAGAAATATATAGGTAAGAGCAGCCTGATGATGGCTTTCGCCCTGATGACAACCGGCACTGCGATGACTTCTTGCTCAGATGAAACCTTGAGCAACATCAATACCGACAAGACCAAGGTGAGCGAGCTCGACCCTAACGCACAGTTGACTACTGCTTTGTTGCAGACTTATGGTGACTTCAGTTTGATGGATACCTACCGTAACTATATCTCAGGTTTTCCACAGTATTTCGCTGGTGGTTGGAACGTAACCAACTATGCAGGTTCCAACTTCCGTGAGGACGACATCGCTCGTCGCGTCTGGGACCGCTACTATGAGGTCAGTATCAAGAACCTTGTGGATGCCATCCACAATTCAGCAGACAAGGCAAACTTGAATGCGGCACTTCGTATCCATCGTGTCTATCTCACGGCAGTCTTGGCAGATACCTACGGTGACGTACCTTGTTTGGAGGCAGGTCTGGGTTACATCTCAGGCATCTCCACCCCTAAGTATGATACCGTAGAGGAACTCTACAGCTGGTTCTTTGAGGAGCTTGACGCTTGCGAGAAGCAACTTGGCACCGGTACCGACCGCATTTCTGGTGATGTCACCAGCATGGGTGGTGATGTAGCCAAGTGGAAGAAGTATGCCAATGCGCTCCGTATGCGCTATGCCATGCGCATTTCAGATGTTAATCCACAGAAGGCAAAGGAAGAGTTTGAGAAGGCTGTTGCTGCCGGTGCTATCGCCAGTGCAGCAGATGATGCTTACATCAGATATGCCGATACTCCCTATACTTATTATGATGGAGCCAACGACTACGATTTCCGCACCAATGCCTTAGGAGAGATTCTCTATGGTCAGGATGCCACATCGCCTACCATGGTATGCTCTACCTTGTTCTATCAGTTGCAGAATACCAACGACCCTCGTCTCTATCGCATCTGCCGTCACTACTACAATATCAAACGTAGTCAGGTGAAGCCAGACAAAGAGCAGAACATCGACTTGACCGATGATTTCCTGGCTTACTTCCGGAGCAAGAATCTCGGTGAAGAGCCTTGCAACCCTGGTGCTACCTGGTACACAGACTGGATGAGTCCAGCTACGGTTGATGACCTTCCCACTTTGAAGAAGTATGCGGAGATAGACAAGAACACTTATGCCAACTCTGATTATATAGCCCGAGCAGGTCGTCCTTGCCTGAACATCGACTTTGAGATGCCTTCTTGTCCTGGCGACTTGATGAGCTATGCCGAGGTGGAGTTCCTCAAGGCTGAGGCTGCAACCAAGGGATGGAATGTTGGGGGTGGTGATGCAGAGAGCCACTACGAGGCTGGTGTTCGTGCCAGCATGGAGTTGCTCAACAACTACTATCTTACATCCAACAAGATTTCCAAGGAAGAGATAGATGCGTTCATTGCCAATAATCCGTTGGGTGACAATCCTAAGGAGACCATCAACACCCAGGCTTGGATTCTCCACATGATGAACCCTTCTGAGGGTTGGGCAAACATGCGCCGCTCTGACTATCCTGCTATCTTGAATCGTGATCTCTTGACCAAGAATGGTTTTACTTACACAGATTCGAACTGGTCAATGCCTGTCCGTTTGCAGTATCCTGAGTTGGAAGGTCAGTACAACAGTGCCAACTACAAGGCTGCCATCGACCGCATGGGTGGTACAGACGACTGGCACAAGCGCCTCTGGTGGGACAAGGCTGATGTAAACCTTCAGCCAAACTTCAATCCTCCATTCGGAAAGGGATACAGCAAGTAG